In a genomic window of Leptospira hartskeerlii:
- a CDS encoding tetratricopeptide repeat protein: MRTIFLLLFVFLISDCKNLSKFSGKNTKPPTVEDLEAWKRRLNMDESEIIELEKKIREMASKTRSAGALSWKIAQGYMKIGDYDLASKYYNKAIQEEGSGKTEVIGADVHFFESSLPYFDKAQLLMPIDQQLLFETALSYANASKDRGWEPKRRQIAIEIFQSLSRQDNRDSRFPYQLALIYFDSSMADSSWEGINAGFQDQEKAFTLLDSILKKEPRNVPVLFAKGNFLYRFGKAQEAKDIYLHLKNTIEGLKKDGFIKEDLNENESYKNVINNLNKMGSSEN; this comes from the coding sequence ATGAGGACTATATTCCTTCTTCTTTTTGTATTTCTGATTTCCGATTGTAAGAACCTAAGTAAATTTTCAGGAAAGAATACAAAACCTCCGACTGTCGAGGATCTTGAAGCTTGGAAACGTCGTTTGAACATGGACGAATCCGAGATCATTGAATTAGAGAAGAAAATCCGAGAAATGGCTTCCAAAACCAGATCCGCTGGCGCTCTTAGTTGGAAGATCGCGCAAGGATATATGAAGATCGGCGATTACGATCTAGCATCCAAATATTATAATAAAGCGATTCAAGAAGAAGGTTCCGGAAAAACAGAAGTGATCGGCGCCGACGTTCATTTTTTCGAATCTTCTCTACCATATTTCGACAAAGCACAACTTTTAATGCCGATAGACCAGCAGCTTCTTTTTGAAACTGCTTTGTCTTATGCAAACGCTTCCAAGGACAGAGGTTGGGAACCAAAAAGAAGGCAGATCGCTATCGAAATTTTCCAATCACTTTCCAGACAAGACAACAGAGATTCTAGATTTCCATACCAATTGGCTTTGATCTATTTTGATTCCTCCATGGCGGATTCTTCTTGGGAAGGGATCAATGCCGGTTTTCAAGACCAAGAGAAAGCGTTTACACTTTTGGATTCTATCTTAAAGAAAGAACCTCGCAATGTTCCAGTGTTATTTGCAAAAGGGAATTTTTTGTATAGATTCGGAAAGGCACAAGAAGCGAAAGATATCTATCTACATCTGAAAAATACGATAGAAGGTCTTAAAAAAGACGGATTTATCAAAGAAGATCTGAACGAGAACGAATCTTATAAAAACGTAATTAATAATCTGAATAAAATGGGATCTTCCGAGAATTAA
- a CDS encoding DoxX family protein, translating to MQTIGKYVYAVPFLLFGINHFVAGSQMAGMVPVPGGVIWIYVTGAAMIAASVSIFINKKTKLAMILLAVLLGIYIVLLHLPGAIKGDMSSTINTLKDLGLLGGALVIAGISRDNA from the coding sequence ATGCAAACAATCGGGAAATATGTGTATGCTGTCCCGTTCCTACTTTTTGGAATTAACCATTTTGTAGCCGGAAGCCAAATGGCCGGAATGGTTCCGGTTCCAGGCGGAGTTATTTGGATCTATGTAACAGGAGCCGCTATGATCGCAGCTTCGGTCAGCATTTTTATAAATAAAAAAACCAAACTCGCCATGATCCTATTAGCTGTACTTTTAGGAATTTACATTGTTCTTCTACACTTACCTGGAGCAATTAAAGGAGATATGTCCTCCACTATCAATACCTTGAAAGATCTGGGTCTTTTAGGTGGAGCTTTAGTAATTGCTGGAATTTCCAGAGACAACGCTTAA
- a CDS encoding GNAT family N-acetyltransferase, with translation MDLGKKNDLPQGWRMVLPEDLQTLIKMEKTVFGNSSWSNYSIQSHIENHPAWIKEDTGYVFYIDLVDFSELLRIGILPEKRKKGEAGSILKTLCDLFPKTILEVSNLNSSAISLYSKLGFLESGRRKSYYGPGEDAILMEKFR, from the coding sequence TTGGATCTGGGAAAAAAGAATGATCTACCCCAAGGTTGGAGAATGGTCCTACCTGAAGATTTACAAACTCTGATCAAAATGGAAAAAACAGTTTTTGGAAATTCTTCCTGGTCGAATTATTCCATCCAAAGTCATATAGAAAATCATCCTGCTTGGATCAAAGAAGATACAGGCTATGTATTTTATATCGATCTCGTTGATTTTTCAGAATTGTTGCGGATAGGAATTCTTCCTGAGAAACGTAAAAAAGGAGAAGCAGGATCCATTCTAAAAACTCTATGCGATCTATTTCCTAAAACTATTTTAGAAGTTTCTAATTTGAATTCTTCGGCTATTTCCTTATATTCTAAATTAGGCTTTTTGGAATCGGGAAGGAGGAAGTCTTATTACGGCCCGGGAGAAGACGCGATCTTAATGGAGAAGTTCCGCTAA
- the ispF gene encoding 2-C-methyl-D-erythritol 2,4-cyclodiphosphate synthase, whose translation MYRIGQGLDFHRLETNEARPLILGGAIIESEYALIGHSDADIVIHALADAILGAMGLGDIGQYFPDTDPSLKNMDSKLILQKTLDLAKERSFSLVNIDCTLIGERPKISPHRIKIQSSLSNLLGLPEDCVSVKATTTEKMGALGRTEGLGASCVVLLQKN comes from the coding sequence ATGTACAGAATAGGACAAGGATTAGACTTCCACAGACTGGAAACAAACGAGGCTCGCCCATTAATCTTGGGCGGAGCGATCATCGAGTCTGAATATGCTCTCATCGGCCATTCGGATGCGGATATCGTAATACACGCGTTAGCCGATGCAATTTTAGGAGCAATGGGGTTAGGAGATATAGGACAGTATTTTCCGGATACAGATCCTTCCCTCAAAAATATGGACTCCAAACTGATCCTGCAAAAGACTTTAGATCTTGCGAAGGAGAGAAGTTTCAGTTTGGTAAATATTGACTGCACTTTGATCGGAGAAAGACCGAAAATTTCTCCACATAGAATAAAGATACAATCCTCACTTTCTAATTTATTAGGACTTCCTGAGGATTGTGTTTCAGTGAAAGCGACTACTACCGAAAAAATGGGAGCCTTGGGCAGAACCGAAGGATTGGGCGCAAGTTGCGTGGTACTTTTACAGAAAAACTAA
- the nadA gene encoding quinolinate synthase NadA, whose amino-acid sequence MKTLEDIRKSLESTYMEHEIEEKLPLIQEINRLKKEKNAVLLGHNYMTPDVFHGVSDIIGDSLYLSKAAAETDADIILFNGVHFMAETAKLMSPDKKVLIADLKAGCSLAESITREDVKKLKSQYPGVPVVTYVNCTAEVKAETDICCTSANAVQIVNSLDSDTVIFLPDEYLAGNVQKQTNKKIISFPGRCMVHEMYTAEDILSVRRQWPGVTVISHPECNTDVVEVSDFAGSTSQMSKYIRDSGAKDVFLVTECSMGDNLRSEFPDRQFVSSCRTCPHMKRITLEKIKDALLYEQFEIKLDPEIVEKGRMAVQRMLEVSYK is encoded by the coding sequence ATGAAAACACTAGAGGATATTCGAAAATCCCTGGAATCCACTTATATGGAACATGAGATAGAGGAAAAACTTCCCCTCATCCAGGAGATCAACCGTCTCAAAAAAGAAAAAAATGCAGTACTTTTAGGACATAATTATATGACTCCGGATGTTTTTCACGGAGTTTCAGACATTATTGGGGATTCACTCTATCTAAGTAAAGCAGCTGCGGAAACCGATGCAGACATTATTCTTTTTAATGGGGTCCATTTTATGGCGGAGACTGCAAAGCTTATGTCTCCGGATAAGAAGGTACTCATCGCTGATCTAAAAGCTGGCTGTTCTCTCGCGGAAAGTATCACTAGAGAAGATGTTAAAAAACTAAAAAGCCAATATCCTGGAGTGCCAGTAGTGACATATGTCAACTGCACTGCAGAAGTAAAAGCTGAGACTGATATTTGCTGTACTTCTGCAAATGCGGTCCAAATCGTAAATTCTTTGGATAGCGACACGGTCATCTTTCTTCCCGACGAATACCTTGCGGGGAATGTGCAGAAACAAACTAACAAAAAGATCATCTCCTTCCCCGGACGTTGTATGGTACACGAGATGTACACTGCGGAAGATATTCTATCTGTCAGAAGACAATGGCCTGGAGTCACAGTCATCTCTCACCCTGAATGTAACACAGACGTGGTAGAAGTTTCTGATTTCGCCGGATCCACTTCTCAGATGTCCAAGTATATCCGTGATTCAGGAGCTAAAGATGTATTCTTGGTCACCGAATGTTCGATGGGAGATAATCTCAGATCCGAGTTCCCTGATAGACAATTTGTCTCTTCTTGTAGGACCTGTCCCCATATGAAACGGATCACATTAGAAAAAATTAAAGATGCACTTCTATACGAACAATTCGAGATCAAGTTAGATCCTGAAATCGTGGAAAAAGGAAGAATGGCGGTCCAAAGAATGCTGGAAGTGAGTTATAAGTAA
- a CDS encoding lipoprotein LipL41, with protein sequence MKKISALLLAGALALSVSNCGEKVEVEYPVFPKSKEGRQLQKFLGSIRNVGLAVEKPQKSLWETVFGAGSSFIDQMPSKVFEAFDKETYYKLIDLSKRADSINEASLTLTGITKSRVKLGNQLGAEAILHIGYQKPYTECGSEMMVDYGAAALKVGGAIASMASGRNVDTGSGPVSKQTGIRYMLIPLDATLIKVETGEVKKAVVSNPAKVDAGVGNLDCPSVLDSFGKALDEAALYIKDRLSPKVKTEYIKVFKDDEDPEVAGYLDDGYQEITGETPSFKKAKENWEKADKKAGGKSWGAKTNLGTYYFQAGDFEKAIKLYEEAMKLSGADKNYVRELRKRVEAAAAVDDTEK encoded by the coding sequence ATGAAAAAAATTTCTGCTCTGCTCCTCGCAGGAGCATTGGCACTTTCGGTTTCCAACTGCGGCGAAAAAGTTGAAGTCGAATACCCTGTTTTTCCTAAATCAAAAGAGGGACGCCAGCTTCAAAAATTCCTAGGCTCTATCCGCAATGTTGGATTAGCAGTCGAAAAACCCCAAAAAAGTCTTTGGGAAACCGTTTTCGGAGCAGGTTCCAGCTTTATCGATCAAATGCCTTCTAAAGTTTTCGAAGCTTTCGACAAGGAAACTTATTACAAACTGATCGACCTAAGCAAAAGAGCTGACTCTATCAATGAGGCTTCTTTAACTCTTACCGGAATTACTAAAAGTCGTGTGAAACTCGGAAACCAATTAGGTGCTGAGGCAATTCTTCATATCGGTTATCAAAAACCATACACAGAGTGCGGAAGCGAGATGATGGTAGATTACGGCGCGGCTGCGTTGAAAGTAGGTGGAGCTATCGCTTCTATGGCATCTGGCAGAAATGTTGATACCGGAAGCGGACCTGTTAGCAAACAAACCGGTATCCGTTATATGTTGATTCCACTAGATGCTACTTTAATCAAAGTAGAAACTGGAGAAGTTAAAAAGGCTGTAGTTTCTAACCCTGCAAAAGTTGATGCAGGAGTTGGTAATTTAGATTGTCCTTCCGTTCTTGACTCTTTCGGAAAAGCTTTAGACGAAGCTGCTCTTTACATCAAAGACAGACTTTCTCCAAAAGTTAAAACCGAATATATCAAAGTATTCAAAGACGACGAAGATCCTGAAGTTGCAGGATACCTTGACGACGGATACCAAGAGATCACCGGAGAAACTCCTAGCTTCAAAAAAGCAAAAGAGAACTGGGAAAAAGCAGATAAGAAAGCTGGTGGAAAGTCTTGGGGAGCGAAAACAAACCTGGGAACTTACTACTTCCAAGCTGGTGACTTTGAAAAAGCAATCAAGCTTTACGAAGAAGCGATGAAACTCAGTGGAGCTGACAAGAACTACGTGAGAGAACTTCGTAAACGTGTAGAAGCGGCTGCTGCCGTTGATGACACTGAAAAATAA
- the lep gene encoding LipL41-expression chaperone Lep yields MTLKNKKVQLSFGFEKSGRITSAFLLCTAFFFLSDCSRTKPNLEECSDAQIHISKLIANDETMEKGVQALMLRSILKPETSEAIIRSCVENKSLLQVQCELSKEKFSDLQDCKKHAPNRVETEG; encoded by the coding sequence ATGACACTGAAAAATAAGAAAGTTCAACTTTCTTTCGGTTTCGAGAAAAGCGGGCGGATAACGTCCGCTTTTCTTTTATGTACTGCCTTCTTTTTCTTGTCAGATTGTAGCAGAACGAAACCAAATTTGGAAGAATGTTCAGATGCCCAAATCCATATTTCCAAACTGATCGCGAACGATGAAACTATGGAAAAAGGTGTCCAAGCATTGATGTTAAGATCCATACTAAAACCTGAGACCAGCGAAGCGATCATCAGAAGTTGTGTGGAGAATAAAAGTTTACTCCAAGTACAATGTGAACTCTCCAAGGAGAAGTTTTCGGATCTACAGGATTGTAAGAAACACGCTCCGAATAGGGTAGAGACAGAGGGATAA
- a CDS encoding B12-binding domain-containing radical SAM protein: MAKLKLVQLPVPPPTAFAATGNVPLAAGCLAVSARENGLEKKGLELEVLDPDITDKEGDSQLADRIAKDEPEFLGFSLYLWNTERSLHLAKEVKRRSPSTKILIGGPEVNPDNPFVLSETGYDIAVSGEAEHTFFALMDTLLKKEDPRKLPNIAVRELDGKMGTFSKEENASFPLTSYPSPYLQGFVPVDPARSTYLETVRGCRSQCTYCFYPKSSNVLRTLDISETVKLLSNLKDRGAKELVFLDPTFNHRPGFEEFLDAIIDVNSDRSMTMFGELRSEGITEKIADKLALAGFNRIELGMQSINKETLKRVKRFGSPEKVAEAAKMLADRGIELLLDLIIGLPGDTPDDVMEGIEFFYGHGLGEWVQVFPLSILPGTAMRKDAESEGLVYLPKPPYRVIRTPNFSAEALSSTLFRSEDRLDRRLDETPRSLLSDPDPAVSDIFSFSPGLQEKFGLEDFSISGARHVSIWWRGDNLEKSKKEFFNRLNVRFIKDPFAVTDLVLYPESTFDPELVTEILEEFSKVPASYLSRTLAHRGENMLHRIVLVLPHKVFFPLEWVSEIREYIPVFQEMEWEEAVQKSTELGGEFPGARIISKNENRSAWKILKENSDPESVTFADRVLEKRWCWDVLGYSEK, encoded by the coding sequence ATGGCAAAGTTAAAGCTAGTACAATTGCCTGTTCCTCCTCCTACTGCCTTCGCAGCTACTGGAAATGTTCCTTTGGCTGCTGGATGTTTGGCCGTATCCGCTCGGGAGAATGGTCTGGAAAAAAAAGGCCTAGAGCTAGAAGTTCTGGATCCTGATATCACTGATAAAGAAGGTGATAGCCAACTTGCTGATAGGATCGCAAAAGATGAGCCTGAGTTCTTGGGCTTCTCTCTTTATCTTTGGAATACTGAAAGAAGTCTTCATCTCGCAAAAGAAGTAAAACGTAGATCCCCATCCACAAAAATTCTGATCGGCGGACCGGAAGTAAATCCGGACAATCCATTCGTTCTTTCCGAAACAGGTTATGATATAGCAGTTTCTGGAGAAGCAGAACATACATTCTTTGCTCTCATGGACACTCTTCTCAAAAAAGAAGATCCTAGAAAATTACCTAATATTGCTGTTAGAGAGCTTGATGGAAAGATGGGAACGTTTTCTAAAGAAGAGAATGCTTCCTTTCCGCTGACGAGTTATCCTTCGCCTTATCTGCAAGGATTTGTGCCGGTAGATCCTGCAAGATCTACTTATCTAGAAACTGTAAGAGGATGTAGATCCCAATGCACTTATTGTTTTTATCCTAAGAGTAGCAATGTATTAAGGACTTTAGATATATCTGAGACGGTCAAACTTCTTTCTAACTTAAAAGATAGGGGCGCCAAAGAGTTAGTATTCTTAGACCCGACATTCAATCATAGGCCAGGTTTCGAAGAATTTTTAGACGCGATCATAGATGTAAACTCGGACCGATCTATGACAATGTTTGGAGAATTAAGATCGGAAGGAATTACGGAGAAGATCGCGGACAAACTTGCGTTAGCCGGTTTCAATCGAATAGAGCTCGGTATGCAATCCATCAATAAGGAAACCTTAAAGCGTGTAAAACGTTTTGGAAGTCCAGAAAAGGTGGCAGAAGCCGCAAAAATGTTGGCCGATCGAGGAATTGAGCTCTTATTGGATCTGATTATCGGACTTCCTGGCGATACCCCTGATGATGTGATGGAAGGAATTGAATTCTTTTACGGTCATGGACTGGGAGAATGGGTCCAGGTATTTCCTTTGTCCATTCTGCCTGGAACTGCGATGAGAAAAGATGCAGAGTCAGAAGGGTTGGTATATCTTCCTAAACCTCCTTACCGAGTGATCCGAACTCCAAATTTTAGTGCGGAAGCACTCAGCTCCACATTATTTCGTTCGGAAGATAGATTAGATAGAAGGTTGGATGAAACTCCTCGAAGTCTATTATCCGATCCGGATCCTGCGGTTTCCGATATATTCTCGTTTTCGCCTGGATTGCAGGAAAAATTCGGATTAGAAGATTTTTCCATTTCAGGAGCCAGACATGTTTCCATCTGGTGGAGAGGGGATAATTTAGAAAAATCTAAAAAAGAATTTTTTAATAGATTAAATGTCAGATTTATCAAAGACCCTTTTGCAGTTACGGATCTGGTATTGTATCCTGAGTCCACTTTCGATCCGGAACTAGTCACTGAGATTTTGGAAGAATTTTCCAAAGTCCCCGCATCTTATCTATCTCGGACATTAGCTCATCGAGGAGAAAATATGCTGCATAGGATCGTTCTTGTTCTTCCTCACAAGGTTTTTTTTCCCTTAGAATGGGTTTCCGAGATCAGAGAATATATTCCTGTTTTCCAAGAAATGGAATGGGAAGAAGCGGTTCAAAAATCGACAGAGCTCGGAGGAGAATTTCCGGGAGCAAGGATCATTTCCAAAAATGAAAATCGCTCAGCTTGGAAAATTCTGAAAGAAAATTCGGATCCTGAATCCGTAACGTTTGCCGACAGAGTTTTAGAAAAACGTTGGTGTTGGGACGTTTTAGGTTATTCGGAGAAGTGA
- a CDS encoding EamA family transporter, producing MKSNLSVLYPILFALVAAIGNALFAFGQKKSSPSENPFLFLIFLLVVCLGLLVFSSLFVGKENLTEYFSKNTTEIIVGGVGLYLTFLGFYFLFTRYGTTYYILYAVLSILTTSIFLGVILFREHFNFYHMLSVGCALGAIVTFHLGQTFGK from the coding sequence ATGAAAAGTAATTTATCCGTATTGTATCCTATCTTATTTGCTCTTGTGGCAGCGATCGGAAATGCATTGTTTGCGTTCGGCCAAAAGAAATCTTCTCCTTCTGAAAATCCGTTTCTATTTCTGATCTTTCTATTGGTGGTTTGTTTAGGACTTTTAGTTTTTTCTTCCTTATTCGTCGGAAAGGAAAATTTAACGGAATACTTTTCTAAGAATACCACGGAGATCATTGTGGGGGGAGTAGGTTTGTATCTCACATTTTTAGGATTTTATTTTTTATTCACAAGGTACGGAACTACCTATTACATTTTGTATGCAGTACTTTCTATTTTGACTACTTCTATCTTTCTGGGAGTGATCCTGTTTCGAGAACATTTTAATTTTTATCATATGCTTTCCGTTGGTTGCGCATTGGGAGCGATTGTAACCTTTCATTTGGGGCAAACGTTTGGAAAATAA
- a CDS encoding hemerythrin domain-containing protein gives MQNNRKKVYDFPHKALRYGISKLVQESGRTDYSDPKDVLQLFELGKEIFQMLKIHARDEEGVSLRHLEEKDPEASLKDKEEHKYLDKKIEVLESLLDRIKEESEQAQTLSEEFYTKLIRFQTDYFSHMSREEEETQIRLHLYFSDPELDDHQKEIMSSLGRDELKIWAKYLIPNVPTPIKNRFEEMLKTFF, from the coding sequence ATGCAGAATAACCGTAAGAAAGTATATGATTTCCCTCATAAAGCCCTCCGTTATGGGATCTCAAAATTAGTACAAGAGTCAGGACGAACAGATTACTCTGATCCAAAAGATGTACTCCAACTTTTCGAATTAGGAAAGGAAATCTTTCAAATGTTAAAGATACATGCGAGAGATGAAGAAGGAGTGAGTCTTAGACATTTGGAAGAAAAAGATCCAGAAGCTTCTCTTAAAGACAAAGAAGAACATAAATATCTGGATAAAAAAATAGAAGTATTGGAATCACTTTTAGATAGGATCAAAGAAGAAAGTGAACAGGCTCAGACTCTCTCCGAAGAATTTTATACAAAACTGATTCGTTTTCAAACAGATTACTTCTCTCATATGAGCAGAGAAGAAGAGGAAACTCAAATCAGACTACATTTGTATTTTTCGGATCCTGAATTGGATGATCACCAAAAAGAGATCATGAGTTCTTTGGGCCGAGACGAACTCAAAATTTGGGCCAAATATTTGATACCAAATGTTCCGACTCCGATCAAAAATAGATTCGAGGAAATGTTAAAAACATTCTTCTGA
- a CDS encoding helix-hairpin-helix domain-containing protein yields the protein MKSDKSEILKEFRTLPGVGKVIAEDLWNLGVRSKAELAKLDPEKLYEEICEYQGTRVDLCMLYVFRCAVYVSATPNPEPEKMKWWFWKDLI from the coding sequence ATGAAGTCGGATAAATCCGAGATATTAAAAGAATTTCGTACTCTTCCTGGAGTGGGTAAAGTAATCGCAGAAGATCTTTGGAATCTAGGAGTTCGCAGTAAGGCAGAACTTGCAAAACTAGATCCCGAAAAATTATACGAAGAAATTTGCGAATACCAAGGCACTAGAGTAGATCTATGTATGCTATACGTATTTCGTTGTGCAGTATATGTTTCCGCAACTCCCAATCCTGAACCTGAGAAAATGAAATGGTGGTTCTGGAAGGATCTGATTTGA